In a genomic window of Mageeibacillus indolicus UPII9-5:
- a CDS encoding DUF3783 domain-containing protein → MSTPFLLIYGYPEATPVGAALTKLLRQANIAYHHLSSLLLDKLIGDIVNELDNITNDAARQCTADSPLKSNDTPIVNNTETAANPALPTNQTDINGQNNEPTSSFEYSLSKSRDSHPFILFCNMDKSLVMQLLTTFSQNNVRPIPLKAVLTENNRAWTVRQLITELKNENAYINTYQKLRQGVALLEDLDRTTYTSSSWHNLQEAKFAAKKLLENYQDNRLSDLEQALKQLTSAYFSLQTLVD, encoded by the coding sequence ATGTCAACTCCATTTCTTTTAATCTATGGTTATCCGGAAGCTACACCCGTTGGGGCCGCTCTTACCAAACTTTTACGCCAAGCCAATATTGCTTATCATCATTTAAGCTCATTATTGCTAGATAAACTAATCGGTGATATCGTTAATGAACTCGACAATATAACTAACGATGCTGCTCGCCAATGCACCGCAGACTCCCCCTTAAAATCAAACGACACTCCCATCGTCAACAATACTGAGACTGCCGCCAACCCCGCTTTGCCAACCAATCAAACCGACATCAACGGCCAAAATAATGAACCGACCTCGTCCTTTGAATACAGCCTGAGCAAATCTCGCGACAGCCACCCCTTCATCCTATTTTGCAACATGGATAAGTCACTAGTCATGCAATTACTTACCACCTTTTCACAAAATAATGTCCGTCCCATACCACTTAAAGCAGTACTAACTGAAAACAATCGTGCTTGGACCGTCAGACAATTAATAACCGAGCTGAAAAATGAAAACGCTTATATAAACACTTATCAAAAGCTCCGTCAAGGTGTCGCTCTTCTAGAAGACCTGGATCGAACAACCTATACCTCAAGCAGCTGGCACAACTTACAAGAAGCAAAATTTGCTGCTAAAAAACTGCTTGAAAATTACCAAGACAACCGTCTTAGCGACTTAGAACAAGCTCTAAAACAGCTTACCAGTGCATATTTTTCTTTGCAAACCCTTGTCGATTGA
- a CDS encoding ribonucleotide-diphosphate reductase subunit beta, with translation MIGCNILLTGSRRLNRAGGLTGGQAVMKDRRMVMEKKIHYSNEGCSFKENEGLNARITKKILFNEKGDIGLDKKKMIGGNPTNLNDFNNVKYKWVSDIYRQMMNNFWIPEEINMSTDVQQYRTLPVAERRAYDKILSFLVFLDSLQTNNVPFIAQYITANEAVLCLTIQAFQEAVHSQSYSYMLDTICSPDERTEILYQWRDDEHLLARNKFIGDLFMAFQNDQSERNLMRVLVANYILEGIYFYSGFMFFYNLGRNGKMPGSVQEIRYINRDENTHLWLFRNILSELQVERPDLFSAELVEEYRAMIKEGAEQEIAWGHYVLGDDIPGLTRQMVTDYIQYLANLRAQNLGFAYIYPDNHSEPASMSWISQYSDANMVKTDFFEAKSTAYAKSTAMIDDL, from the coding sequence TTGATCGGCTGCAATATTTTGCTAACCGGCAGCAGGCGGCTTAACAGGGCAGGTGGTCTAACAGGCGGTCAGGCGGTAATGAAAGATAGGAGAATGGTTATGGAGAAAAAAATACATTACTCGAATGAAGGTTGTTCATTTAAGGAAAATGAAGGCTTAAATGCTCGTATAACGAAAAAAATCCTTTTTAATGAAAAAGGCGATATAGGTCTTGACAAAAAAAAGATGATCGGTGGTAATCCGACTAACTTAAATGATTTTAACAATGTTAAGTACAAATGGGTTAGTGATATTTATCGTCAAATGATGAATAATTTTTGGATCCCTGAAGAGATTAATATGAGCACTGATGTTCAGCAGTATAGAACTTTACCGGTAGCTGAACGGCGTGCGTACGATAAGATATTGTCGTTTTTGGTGTTTTTGGATAGTTTACAGACTAATAATGTACCGTTTATAGCGCAATATATTACGGCTAATGAGGCGGTGTTATGTTTAACGATTCAGGCGTTTCAGGAAGCTGTACACAGTCAATCATATAGTTACATGTTGGATACTATTTGTTCGCCTGATGAACGTACGGAAATTTTATATCAGTGGCGTGATGATGAGCATCTCTTGGCGCGGAATAAATTTATCGGTGATTTATTTATGGCGTTTCAAAATGATCAGTCTGAACGAAATTTGATGCGTGTATTGGTAGCAAACTATATTTTGGAAGGTATATATTTTTACTCTGGTTTTATGTTCTTTTATAATTTGGGCAGAAATGGCAAAATGCCGGGCTCGGTTCAGGAAATACGGTATATAAATCGTGATGAAAATACGCATTTGTGGTTATTTCGGAATATTTTGTCTGAATTACAGGTTGAAAGACCGGATTTGTTTTCAGCTGAATTAGTGGAAGAATATCGTGCGATGATCAAAGAGGGCGCGGAGCAAGAAATTGCTTGGGGGCATTATGTTTTGGGGGATGATATTCCCGGATTAACGCGTCAGATGGTTACGGATTATATTCAATATTTGGCAAATTTGCGAGCGCAAAATTTGGGTTTCGCTTACATATATCCTGACAATCACAGTGAACCGGCAAGTATGAGCTGGATCAGCCAATATAGTGATGCAAATATGGTAAAAACGGACTTCTTTGAGGCTAAATCGACAGCATATGCCAAGTCAACGGCAATGATTGATGATTTATGA
- a CDS encoding ribonucleoside-diphosphate reductase subunit alpha codes for MKIEKRNGQIETFRSAKITAAMAKAFDGLNVPINDDQLLKLTEKVEKLINTEVANGYVLKVERVQDLVEKILMQEGYYEVAKSYILYRSERAQKRTMRRQLTELVKFQGLDETLRSIQKDYKSDNYSLDLLLAKFNSFYKLDMPFQEAMRMLIKAAVELTTQEAPAWEFIAARLMMLQINEQIGEVCKQFKLRNLYDKISYLENEGLYGRYILQSYSKEEIATAESFIVEERNKLLNYSGLDLLCKRYVIHNYRHQIIETPQEMFLGIALHLAMHEKNGDERMGWVRKFYDMLSQLQVTMATPTLSNARKPYHQLSSCFIDTVPDSLEGIYRSITNFAQVSKFGGGMGLYFGKVRAIGSSIRGFQGVAGGVIRWVKLANDTAVAVDQLGMRQGSVACYLDIWHKDVPEFLQVRTNNGDDRMKAHDIFPAICYPDLFWRQVRDNINSSWYLLCPHEVLTVKGYALEDYYGEEWEKRYLDCVRDNRISKREIPLKELVRLILKSCVETGTPFTFNRDIVNRNNPNKHKGIIYCSNLCTEICQNMSEIKQVSLELKDENGDTVVVETTKPGDFVVCNLASLALGRIDMKRPEELESIVGTVVRALDNVIDLNFYPLPYAKHTNKAYRSLGLGISGYHHMLAKNGIAWESEEHLQFVDKIFERINYAAIKTSMELAKEKGKYKYFEGSDWATGEYFTLRNYTDEKWQSLASAVAKNGLRNAYLIAIAPTSSTSIIAGTTAGLDPVMKRYFLEEKKGVIMPRVAPELSLNTYWLYKEAHLIDQEWTVRAAGVRQRHIDQAQSLNLYVTQNLTFRQILGYFIKAWENGVKTIYYCRSLALEVEDCESCSS; via the coding sequence ATGAAAATTGAAAAACGCAACGGACAGATAGAAACTTTTCGTTCAGCTAAGATAACCGCAGCTATGGCCAAGGCTTTTGATGGCTTAAACGTTCCTATTAATGATGATCAATTATTGAAACTGACAGAAAAAGTTGAGAAATTGATTAACACGGAAGTAGCTAATGGGTATGTTTTAAAAGTTGAGCGTGTTCAAGATTTAGTTGAAAAAATCCTTATGCAAGAAGGTTATTATGAGGTTGCTAAGAGCTATATTTTGTATCGCTCGGAAAGAGCTCAAAAACGTACTATGCGTAGGCAACTTACTGAATTAGTCAAATTTCAAGGATTGGATGAGACTTTAAGAAGCATACAAAAGGACTACAAATCGGACAATTATAGCCTAGATCTTCTCTTGGCTAAATTTAATTCATTTTATAAATTAGACATGCCGTTTCAAGAAGCAATGCGTATGCTAATTAAAGCTGCGGTTGAACTTACTACGCAAGAAGCACCAGCGTGGGAATTTATAGCAGCAAGACTAATGATGCTCCAGATAAATGAACAAATCGGCGAGGTGTGTAAGCAATTCAAACTAAGAAATCTGTATGATAAAATCTCTTATCTTGAAAATGAAGGGCTATATGGAAGATATATACTACAATCTTACAGTAAGGAAGAGATTGCTACTGCGGAAAGCTTTATCGTCGAAGAAAGAAATAAGCTGCTAAATTATTCAGGGCTTGATTTGTTGTGTAAGCGATATGTTATTCACAATTATCGTCATCAAATAATTGAAACTCCTCAAGAAATGTTTTTAGGTATAGCTTTACATTTGGCAATGCATGAGAAAAATGGTGATGAACGTATGGGCTGGGTTCGTAAATTTTATGACATGCTGAGTCAATTACAAGTTACTATGGCTACACCGACTTTGTCGAATGCTAGAAAACCTTATCATCAGTTGAGCTCGTGTTTTATTGATACTGTTCCGGATTCTTTAGAGGGGATATATAGGAGCATTACTAATTTTGCTCAAGTTTCAAAATTTGGCGGGGGGATGGGCTTATATTTTGGTAAGGTCAGAGCTATTGGCTCATCTATACGAGGATTTCAAGGTGTCGCTGGAGGGGTAATTCGTTGGGTTAAGTTAGCCAATGATACTGCCGTAGCGGTTGATCAGTTAGGTATGCGTCAAGGTTCGGTTGCGTGTTATTTAGATATTTGGCATAAAGATGTGCCGGAATTTTTACAAGTGCGTACTAACAATGGGGATGATCGCATGAAGGCTCACGATATTTTTCCTGCCATCTGCTACCCGGATCTTTTTTGGCGTCAAGTTAGAGATAACATTAATTCTTCGTGGTATTTGCTTTGTCCTCACGAGGTTTTGACTGTAAAAGGCTATGCGTTGGAAGATTATTACGGAGAAGAATGGGAAAAACGGTATCTTGATTGTGTCCGAGATAATAGGATAAGTAAACGTGAAATTCCCTTAAAGGAGTTGGTGCGACTTATTTTAAAGTCGTGTGTTGAAACCGGAACACCATTTACGTTTAATCGTGATATTGTAAATCGTAATAATCCAAATAAACATAAAGGAATTATTTATTGTTCCAATTTGTGTACGGAAATTTGTCAGAATATGTCCGAGATAAAGCAGGTATCTCTAGAACTGAAAGATGAAAATGGTGATACAGTGGTGGTAGAAACGACGAAACCTGGTGATTTTGTGGTTTGTAACTTGGCATCACTTGCGTTGGGACGAATAGATATGAAACGGCCGGAAGAATTGGAAAGTATTGTCGGAACAGTGGTGCGAGCCTTGGATAATGTTATTGATTTGAATTTTTATCCTTTGCCTTATGCTAAGCATACTAATAAAGCTTATCGTTCTCTTGGGCTTGGAATAAGTGGGTATCACCATATGTTGGCCAAAAACGGTATTGCTTGGGAAAGTGAAGAGCATTTGCAATTTGTCGATAAAATTTTTGAGCGAATTAATTATGCGGCAATAAAAACTAGTATGGAGTTGGCTAAAGAGAAGGGTAAATATAAATATTTTGAAGGCTCAGATTGGGCGACGGGGGAATACTTTACTTTACGTAATTATACCGACGAAAAATGGCAATCTCTGGCCTCGGCAGTGGCTAAAAATGGTTTGCGTAATGCATATCTTATTGCGATTGCACCGACAAGTTCTACATCAATTATAGCCGGAACTACAGCGGGGCTGGATCCGGTAATGAAGCGGTATTTCTTAGAGGAAAAAAAGGGTGTCATTATGCCTCGGGTGGCTCCGGAACTAAGTTTAAACACTTATTGGTTATATAAAGAAGCTCATTTGATAGATCAAGAATGGACTGTAAGAGCTGCTGGCGTTCGTCAACGTCACATAGATCAAGCTCAATCACTCAATTTATATGTGACGCAAAATCTTACCTTTAGGCAAATTTTAGGATATTTTATTAAAGCATGGGAAAATGGCGTAAAAACCATTTATTATTGTCGTAGTCTGGCTTTGGAAGTGGAAGACTGTGAAAGCTGTTCGTCTTGA
- a CDS encoding CarD family transcriptional regulator, giving the protein MYNIGDYIIYGNSGVCKVITISKAPIEGLNPERDYYTLQPIFDSVMIYVPIDTEVFMRPLMTVLEVEDLLRKIPDIKVSIISTNNSTELAGEYRKLINSHKSKDLVRLIKSIKKKNVKAEKEGRRIGLTDMRFLKQAEELFFGELSIILDIPIENVSEYVLKKTKCQDIFDPGSVNLTRKDDHPAEKRSINDDFDLTAPESTDDYSDPLF; this is encoded by the coding sequence ATGTATAATATCGGAGATTATATTATTTACGGCAATAGTGGAGTCTGCAAGGTGATTACTATCAGCAAAGCCCCTATTGAAGGTTTGAATCCCGAACGTGATTATTATACTTTGCAGCCTATTTTTGACAGTGTCATGATATACGTACCGATTGATACAGAAGTATTCATGCGTCCACTAATGACTGTATTGGAAGTTGAAGATCTTCTACGAAAAATACCGGATATAAAGGTATCCATTATATCTACCAACAACTCTACCGAGCTGGCCGGAGAATATCGTAAATTAATTAATTCACACAAATCCAAAGATTTGGTTCGTCTAATTAAAAGCATAAAGAAAAAAAACGTAAAAGCAGAAAAAGAAGGTCGGCGCATAGGATTAACCGACATGCGATTTCTTAAACAAGCTGAAGAACTTTTTTTCGGCGAGCTTTCAATTATTTTAGACATACCAATTGAAAATGTTTCAGAATATGTTTTGAAAAAAACGAAATGCCAAGATATTTTTGATCCCGGCAGTGTAAACTTAACACGTAAAGATGATCATCCGGCAGAAAAACGTTCAATTAATGATGACTTCGATTTAACAGCCCCGGAAAGTACAGATGATTATTCAGACCCTCTTTTTTGA